The Ananas comosus cultivar F153 unplaced genomic scaffold, ASM154086v1, whole genome shotgun sequence genome contains a region encoding:
- the LOC109705348 gene encoding atherin-like: MHPASIAPTSSESSPPATAAQSAAAAAPAACKQPRPSWVASAARAPPPPEISPAAVPGASATFPAGHRRRCGPPPPSRPAMAAPDPLGPRQTRGFFPAPPPLEAALLAPLRLPVTLLRRP; encoded by the coding sequence ATGCACCCTGCCAGCATCGCCCCGACCTCGTCGGAATCTTCCCCGCCGGCCACCGCCGCCCAGagcgccgctgctgctgctcctgcagcCTGCAAACAGCCCAGGCCGAGCTGGGTTGCATCTGCTGCCCGCGCGCCACCACCGCCTGAGATCTCTCCCGCCGCCGTCCCCGGAGCCTCGGCGACCTTCCCCGCCGgtcaccgccgccgctgcgggccgccgccgccgtctcgGCCAGCCATGGCCGCCCCAGACCCGCTCGGGCCGAGGCAAACCCGCGGCTTcttccccgcgccgccgccgctcgaggCCGCACTCCTGGCACCCCTTCGGCTTCCTGTTACCCTTCTCCGTCGCCCCTGA